A portion of the Enterobacter sp. SA187 genome contains these proteins:
- a CDS encoding YbhQ family protein: MRWQQRIRVATGLSCWQIVLHLMVVAVLIMGWMSKALVHVGLGLCVVYGVTVLLMLALQRHHEAKWRELGDFLEELTTTWYFGAAMIVLWLLSRVLQNNLLLALAGVVILAGPAIISLLMKDKTSGHFTTKHRVRR, encoded by the coding sequence ATGAGATGGCAACAGCGTATTCGTGTCGCAACAGGCTTAAGTTGCTGGCAGATTGTGTTGCATTTAATGGTCGTCGCAGTGCTGATAATGGGCTGGATGAGCAAGGCGCTGGTGCATGTCGGCCTGGGGCTGTGCGTGGTCTATGGCGTCACCGTGCTGCTGATGCTGGCGCTGCAACGTCACCATGAGGCGAAATGGCGCGAACTGGGGGATTTCCTCGAAGAGCTGACCACCACCTGGTATTTTGGCGCGGCGATGATCGTGCTGTGGCTGCTCTCCCGCGTGCTGCAAAATAACCTGCTGCTGGCGCTGGCGGGCGTGGTGATCCTCGCCGGTCCGGCAATCATTTCGCTGCTGATGAAAGATAAAACCTCAGGCCACTTTACGACGAAACATCGCGTACGCCGCTGA
- a CDS encoding ABC transporter permease, with translation MFHRLWTLIRKELQSLLREPQTRAILVLPVLIQVLLFPFAATLEVTNATIAIYNEDNGKHAIELTQRFARAKAFTHVLMLNSPQEIKPTIDQQKALLLVRFPADFSRNLDSFQPAPMQLILDGRNSNSAQIAANYLQQIVKDYQQELLGDRPKPNNSELVVRNWYNPNLDYKWFVVPSLIAMITTIGVMIVTSLSVAREREQGTLDQLLVSPLATWQIFVGKAVPALIVATFQATIVLAIGIFAYQIPFAGSLLLFYFTMVIYGLSLVGFGLLISSLCATQQQAFIGVFVFMMPAILLSGYVSPVENMPVWLQNLTWVNPIRHFTDITKQIYLKDASLGIVWGSLWPLLVITATTGSAAYAMFRRKVA, from the coding sequence ATGTTTCACCGACTCTGGACGTTAATCCGCAAAGAGCTGCAATCGCTGCTGCGTGAGCCGCAAACCCGCGCCATTCTCGTGCTGCCGGTGCTCATCCAGGTGCTGCTGTTTCCCTTTGCCGCCACCCTGGAAGTGACCAACGCCACCATAGCCATCTATAACGAAGACAACGGCAAACATGCCATCGAGCTGACCCAGCGTTTTGCGCGGGCGAAAGCCTTTACGCACGTCCTCATGCTCAACAGTCCGCAGGAGATCAAGCCGACCATCGACCAGCAAAAAGCCCTGCTGCTGGTCCGCTTCCCGGCGGATTTCTCGCGCAATCTGGATAGCTTCCAGCCTGCGCCGATGCAGCTGATCCTCGACGGGCGCAACTCCAACAGCGCACAGATCGCCGCCAACTATTTACAGCAAATCGTCAAAGACTATCAGCAGGAGTTGCTGGGGGATCGGCCAAAACCGAATAACAGCGAACTGGTGGTGCGCAACTGGTATAACCCGAATCTGGACTATAAATGGTTTGTCGTGCCGTCGCTGATTGCGATGATCACCACCATTGGCGTGATGATTGTCACCTCGCTGTCGGTGGCGCGCGAGCGGGAACAGGGCACCCTGGATCAGCTGCTGGTGTCGCCGCTGGCGACCTGGCAGATCTTCGTCGGCAAGGCGGTACCGGCGTTAATCGTCGCCACCTTCCAGGCCACCATCGTGCTGGCCATCGGTATTTTTGCCTATCAGATCCCCTTTGCCGGATCGCTGCTGCTGTTTTATTTCACCATGGTGATTTACGGACTGTCGCTGGTGGGCTTCGGGCTGTTGATTTCGTCGCTCTGCGCCACCCAGCAGCAGGCGTTTATCGGCGTATTCGTGTTTATGATGCCGGCGATTTTGCTCTCCGGCTATGTGTCGCCGGTGGAAAACATGCCTGTCTGGTTGCAGAATCTGACGTGGGTGAATCCGATCCGCCATTTCACCGACATTACCAAGCAAATTTATCTCAAGGATGCGAGTCTGGGGATCGTATGGGGAAGTTTATGGCCGTTACTGGTGATAACGGCCACGACAGGTTCAGCGGCGTACGCGATGTTTCGTCGTAAAGTGGCCTGA
- a CDS encoding endonuclease/exonuclease/phosphatase family protein codes for MTQQTRQFSLKVLTINTHKGFTAFNKRFILPELRDAVRTVSADIVCLQEVMGAHEVHPLHVENWPDTTHYEFLADTMWSDFAYGRNAVYPEGHHGNAVLSRYPIEHYENRDVSVEGSENRGLLYCRIVPPQYDRPIHVICVHLGLREAHRQAQLDMLAEWVNAFPEGEPVLVAGDFNDWLQKANRPLQTKAGLEEIFTRAHGRPARTFPVSFPVLRLDRIYVKNASASAPTALPLRNWRHLSDHAPLSAEIHL; via the coding sequence ATGACGCAACAAACCCGACAGTTTTCTTTGAAAGTGCTCACCATTAATACGCACAAGGGCTTCACAGCATTTAATAAACGCTTCATTTTGCCTGAGTTGCGCGATGCGGTGCGCACCGTCAGCGCGGATATCGTCTGCCTCCAGGAGGTCATGGGCGCGCATGAAGTGCACCCGCTGCACGTCGAGAACTGGCCGGATACCACGCATTATGAATTCCTCGCCGATACCATGTGGAGCGACTTTGCCTATGGCCGCAATGCGGTCTACCCTGAAGGGCACCACGGCAATGCCGTGCTGTCGCGCTACCCGATAGAACACTATGAAAACCGTGATGTGTCGGTGGAGGGCAGCGAAAATCGCGGTCTGCTCTACTGCCGCATTGTGCCGCCGCAATATGACCGGCCAATCCACGTGATTTGCGTCCATCTGGGCCTGCGCGAGGCGCATCGGCAGGCGCAGCTGGATATGCTGGCTGAGTGGGTAAATGCCTTCCCGGAAGGTGAGCCGGTGCTGGTGGCGGGTGATTTTAACGACTGGCTGCAAAAGGCAAATCGTCCCCTGCAAACGAAGGCCGGACTGGAAGAGATTTTTACGCGGGCGCATGGCCGTCCGGCGCGTACTTTTCCGGTTAGTTTCCCGGTGCTACGTCTTGATCGTATTTATGTGAAAAATGCCAGTGCCAGCGCGCCCACGGCGCTTCCGCTGCGCAACTGGCGTCATTTGTCCGATCATGCGCCGCTGAGCGCGGAGATCCATTTATGA
- a CDS encoding ABC transporter permease has translation MSSSAISWRRVRALCVKETRQIVRDPSSWLIAFVIPLLLLFIFGYGINLDSSKLRVGVLLEQRSEEALDFTHAMTGSPYIDATISNSRPQLIEMMQAGRIRGLVVIPVDFAEKMARPGDDAPVQVITDGSEPNTANFVQGYVQGIWQLWQTQRASDRGETFEPLIDVQMRYWFNPAAISQHFIIPGAVTIIMTVIGAILTSLVVAREWERGTMEALLSTEVTRGELLLCKLIPYYFLGMLAMLLCMLVSVFVLGVPYRGSLLILFLITSLFLLSTLGMGLLISTITRNQFNAAQVALNAAFLPSVMLSGFIFQIDSMPAAIRMVTYIIPARYFASTLQSLFLAGNIPTVLVINTLFLVASAVMFIGLTWMKTKRRLD, from the coding sequence ATGAGTAGTTCCGCTATAAGCTGGCGGCGGGTGCGCGCGCTGTGCGTGAAAGAGACGCGGCAGATCGTGCGCGACCCCAGCAGCTGGCTGATCGCCTTTGTCATTCCGCTGCTGTTGCTGTTTATCTTCGGCTACGGCATTAACCTTGATTCCAGCAAGCTGCGCGTCGGCGTTTTGCTTGAGCAGCGCAGCGAGGAGGCGCTGGATTTCACCCATGCAATGACCGGCTCCCCCTATATTGACGCCACCATCAGCAACAGCCGTCCACAGCTGATTGAAATGATGCAGGCGGGACGCATTCGCGGTCTGGTGGTGATCCCGGTGGATTTCGCCGAAAAAATGGCGCGCCCCGGCGATGATGCGCCGGTGCAGGTGATCACCGACGGCAGCGAGCCGAATACCGCCAACTTTGTGCAGGGCTATGTGCAGGGCATCTGGCAGCTGTGGCAGACCCAGCGCGCCAGCGATCGTGGGGAAACCTTTGAACCGCTGATCGACGTGCAGATGCGCTACTGGTTTAACCCGGCGGCCATCAGCCAACATTTTATTATTCCCGGCGCGGTGACCATCATTATGACGGTGATCGGCGCAATTCTTACCTCGCTGGTGGTGGCGCGGGAGTGGGAGCGCGGCACTATGGAGGCGCTGCTCTCCACCGAGGTGACGCGCGGCGAGCTGCTATTGTGCAAGCTGATCCCCTACTATTTTCTCGGCATGCTGGCGATGCTGCTGTGCATGCTGGTGTCGGTGTTCGTGCTGGGCGTGCCCTACCGCGGCTCGCTGTTGATACTGTTTTTGATCACCAGTCTGTTTTTACTGAGCACGCTCGGCATGGGGCTGTTGATTTCGACCATTACCCGCAACCAGTTTAATGCCGCGCAGGTGGCGCTGAACGCCGCGTTTCTGCCTTCGGTAATGCTGTCCGGCTTTATCTTTCAGATCGACAGTATGCCCGCCGCCATCCGCATGGTGACCTACATTATTCCGGCGCGTTATTTCGCCAGTACCCTGCAAAGCCTGTTTCTGGCGGGAAACATCCCGACGGTGCTGGTGATCAATACGCTGTTTCTGGTGGCCTCGGCGGTGATGTTTATCGGCCTGACGTGGATGAAAACCAAACGGCGGCTGGATTGA
- the cecR gene encoding transcriptional regulator CecR, with product MNASLKTSKGEQAKGLLIKAALAQFGEYGLNATTREIAAQAGQNIAAIPYYFGSKEDLYLACAQSIADFIGENFRAHAEAAERLLAQPAPDKAAIRELILRACNNMIQLLTEDETLPLSKFISREQLSPTRAYHLIHEQVIDPLHSHLTRLIAAFTGRDAGDTRTILHTHALLGEILAFRLGRETILLRAGWQAFDAGKCAQIYEVICCHLDLILEGLTLRSQES from the coding sequence ATGAATGCATCCCTGAAAACCAGCAAAGGCGAACAGGCAAAAGGCCTGCTGATCAAAGCAGCGCTGGCGCAGTTCGGTGAGTATGGCCTGAATGCCACCACCCGCGAGATCGCCGCGCAGGCCGGGCAAAACATTGCCGCCATCCCCTACTATTTTGGTTCGAAAGAGGATCTTTACCTCGCCTGCGCCCAGTCGATTGCCGACTTTATCGGCGAGAATTTCCGTGCCCATGCCGAGGCCGCCGAGCGTCTGCTGGCGCAGCCCGCACCGGACAAAGCCGCCATCCGCGAGCTGATCCTGCGCGCCTGCAACAATATGATCCAGCTGCTGACCGAAGATGAAACCCTGCCGCTGAGCAAATTTATCTCCCGCGAGCAGCTCTCCCCTACCCGCGCCTATCACCTGATCCATGAGCAGGTGATCGATCCCTTACATAGCCATTTAACGCGCCTGATCGCCGCCTTTACCGGGCGCGACGCCGGGGATACGCGCACGATTCTGCACACTCACGCCCTGCTCGGCGAGATCCTCGCCTTCCGTCTCGGACGGGAAACCATTTTACTGCGCGCAGGCTGGCAGGCGTTTGATGCCGGAAAATGCGCGCAAATCTATGAAGTCATCTGCTGCCATCTCGATCTTATCCTCGAAGGATTAACGTTAAGGAGTCAGGAGTCATGA
- the rhlE gene encoding ATP-dependent RNA helicase RhlE has protein sequence MSFDELGLNPEILRAVAEQGYREPTPIQQQAIPAVLQGRDLMASAQTGTGKTAGFTLPLLQHLVNNEPHSKARRPVRALILTPTRELAAQVGENVREYSKYLNIRSLVVFGGVSINPQMLKLRGGVDVLVATPGRLLDLEHQNAVKLDSVEILVLDEADRMLDMGFIHDIRRVLAKLPKKRQNLLFSATFSDEIKGLAEKLLHNPLEIEVARRNTASEQITQHVHFVDKKRKRELLSQLIGQGDWRQVLVFTRTKHGANHLAEQLNKDGIRSAAIHGNKSQGARTRALADFKSGDLRVLVATDIAARGLDIEELPHVVNYELPNVPEDYVHRIGRTGRAAATGEALSLVCVDEHKLLRDIERLLKKEIPRIAVPGYEPDPSIKAEPIQNGRQQRGGGGGRGQGGNGRSQQPRRNDSAAPGARRSSESKPAGEKPRRPRPRKPAAQ, from the coding sequence ATGTCTTTTGATGAACTGGGTTTAAACCCTGAGATCCTGCGCGCCGTTGCCGAGCAGGGCTACCGCGAACCTACTCCTATTCAGCAGCAGGCCATTCCGGCCGTGTTGCAGGGGCGCGACCTGATGGCCAGCGCTCAAACCGGTACCGGCAAAACCGCAGGCTTCACGCTGCCGTTACTGCAGCACCTGGTGAACAACGAGCCGCACAGCAAAGCCCGCCGTCCGGTGCGCGCGCTGATCCTGACGCCAACCCGTGAGCTGGCGGCCCAGGTGGGCGAAAACGTCCGTGAATACAGCAAATACCTGAATATCCGCTCGCTGGTGGTTTTCGGCGGCGTGAGCATTAACCCGCAGATGCTAAAACTGCGCGGCGGCGTGGACGTACTGGTGGCGACACCGGGACGTTTACTGGATCTGGAACACCAGAACGCCGTGAAGCTCGACAGCGTGGAGATCCTCGTGCTGGACGAAGCAGATCGCATGCTCGACATGGGTTTCATTCACGACATCCGTCGTGTGCTGGCGAAGCTGCCGAAAAAGCGTCAGAACCTGCTGTTCTCCGCCACCTTCTCGGATGAGATCAAGGGACTTGCGGAAAAGCTGCTGCATAACCCGCTGGAAATCGAAGTGGCGCGTCGTAACACCGCCTCTGAGCAGATCACCCAGCACGTTCACTTTGTGGATAAAAAACGCAAACGGGAACTGCTGTCACAGCTGATCGGCCAGGGCGACTGGCGGCAGGTGCTGGTGTTTACCCGTACCAAGCACGGCGCGAACCATCTGGCGGAGCAGCTTAACAAAGACGGCATCCGCAGCGCGGCGATCCACGGCAATAAAAGTCAGGGCGCACGTACCCGGGCGCTGGCTGATTTCAAATCCGGCGATCTGCGCGTACTGGTGGCGACGGATATCGCCGCCCGTGGACTGGACATCGAAGAGCTGCCGCACGTGGTGAACTATGAACTGCCTAACGTGCCGGAAGACTATGTGCACCGTATTGGCCGTACAGGCCGTGCTGCCGCCACCGGCGAGGCTTTATCGCTGGTGTGCGTCGATGAGCACAAACTGCTGCGCGATATTGAACGTCTGCTGAAAAAAGAGATCCCGCGTATCGCCGTACCGGGCTATGAGCCGGATCCGTCCATCAAGGCGGAACCTATTCAGAACGGTCGCCAGCAGCGTGGCGGCGGCGGTGGACGCGGGCAGGGCGGCAATGGCCGCAGCCAGCAGCCACGCCGTAACGACAGCGCAGCGCCTGGGGCACGCCGTAGCAGCGAGTCAAAACCAGCCGGTGAAAAACCGCGTCGTCCGCGTCCGCGCAAACCGGCGGCCCAGTAA
- the clsB gene encoding cardiolipin synthase ClsB, which produces MKCGWREGNRIQLLENGDEYYPAVFDAIDHAQRKVILETFIWFEDEVGKQLHAVILRAAQRGVDVEVLLDGYGSPDLSDEFVSQLTSAGVVFRYYDPRPPLMGMRTNVFRRMHRKIVVIDNTIAFVGGINYSAEHMSDYGPEAKQDYAVRVEGPVVQDILQFELENLPQNAQTRRWWQQRRRHLAEENRTPGEAQALFVWRDNDDHRDDIERHYLKMLANAKREVIIANAYFFPGYRLLHAMRNAARRGVRVKLIVQGEPDMPIVKVGAELLYNYLLKGGVQVYEYRRRPLHGKVALMDDHWATVGSSNLDPLSLSLNLEANLIIHDREFNQTLRENLNAIIANDCKRVDETMAPKRTWWNLAINVVVFHFLRKFPALVGWLPAHTPRLAQVPAPVQPEIETQDRVTPENSEVKP; this is translated from the coding sequence ATGAAATGTGGCTGGCGAGAAGGGAACCGTATCCAGCTTCTGGAAAACGGTGACGAATATTATCCCGCGGTGTTTGATGCAATCGATCATGCACAGCGCAAAGTGATCCTCGAAACCTTTATCTGGTTTGAGGATGAGGTCGGCAAACAGCTGCACGCGGTGATCCTGCGCGCGGCGCAGCGCGGCGTGGATGTGGAAGTACTCCTGGACGGCTACGGCTCACCGGATTTGAGCGACGAATTTGTCAGTCAACTGACGTCTGCGGGCGTGGTGTTCCGCTATTACGATCCGCGCCCTCCGCTGATGGGCATGCGCACCAACGTGTTCCGCCGAATGCACCGCAAGATCGTGGTGATCGACAATACCATCGCCTTTGTCGGCGGCATTAACTACTCTGCCGAACATATGTCCGATTACGGACCAGAAGCCAAACAGGATTACGCAGTACGGGTGGAAGGCCCGGTGGTGCAGGATATTCTGCAATTTGAACTGGAAAACCTGCCGCAGAACGCGCAAACCCGCCGCTGGTGGCAGCAGCGTCGTCGTCATCTGGCGGAGGAAAACCGCACCCCAGGCGAGGCGCAGGCGCTGTTCGTCTGGCGCGACAACGACGATCACCGGGACGACATTGAGCGTCACTACCTGAAAATGCTCGCCAATGCCAAACGCGAGGTGATCATCGCCAACGCCTATTTCTTCCCCGGCTATCGTCTGCTGCATGCCATGCGCAATGCGGCGCGGCGCGGCGTGCGGGTGAAGTTGATTGTACAGGGCGAACCCGACATGCCGATTGTGAAAGTGGGCGCGGAACTGCTGTACAACTATCTGCTGAAAGGCGGTGTGCAGGTGTATGAATACCGGCGTCGCCCGCTGCACGGCAAAGTGGCGCTGATGGACGATCACTGGGCGACCGTCGGCTCCAGCAACCTCGATCCGCTCAGCCTGTCGCTCAATCTGGAAGCCAACCTGATCATTCATGACCGCGAGTTTAACCAGACGCTACGCGAGAATCTCAACGCGATTATCGCTAATGACTGTAAGCGCGTGGATGAAACCATGGCGCCGAAGCGCACCTGGTGGAACCTGGCCATCAACGTGGTGGTGTTCCACTTCCTGCGTAAATTCCCGGCGCTGGTGGGATGGTTGCCAGCCCATACGCCGCGGCTGGCGCAGGTGCCCGCGCCGGTACAGCCTGAAATCGAAACCCAGGATCGTGTCACTCCCGAAAACTCTGAGGTAAAACCCTGA
- the hlyD gene encoding secretion protein HlyD, with product MKKPVIIALAMVAVLAVIGAGTLWYQSRQDQPLTLYGNVDIRTVNLSFRVGGRLQTLNVDEGDRLKAGQTLGVLDRAPYENALLQAKANVSTAQAKYDLTIAGYRDEEIAQAVAAVNQARAAYDYAQNFYQRQQGLWKSRVISANDLENARSSRDQAQASLKSAQDKLSQFRAGNRPQEIAQAKAGLEQAQAQLAQAELDLHDTTLVAPSDGTVLTRAVEPGSMLNAGSTVLTLSLTRPVWVRAYINEQSLGEARPGREILLYTDSRPDKPYHGKIGFVSPTAEFTPKTVETPDLRTDLVYRLRIIVTDADDNLRQGMPITATFQDAAAHE from the coding sequence ATGAAAAAACCGGTGATTATCGCGCTGGCGATGGTGGCGGTGCTCGCTGTTATCGGCGCGGGCACGCTGTGGTATCAGAGCCGTCAGGATCAGCCGCTGACGCTGTACGGCAACGTGGATATTCGCACGGTGAATCTCAGCTTTCGCGTCGGCGGCCGTTTACAGACGCTGAACGTCGATGAAGGGGACCGGCTGAAAGCGGGCCAGACGCTGGGCGTGCTGGATCGCGCCCCTTATGAGAACGCGCTGTTGCAGGCGAAGGCCAATGTCTCCACCGCGCAGGCGAAATACGATCTGACCATTGCGGGCTACCGTGATGAGGAGATCGCCCAGGCGGTGGCGGCGGTCAATCAGGCGCGCGCGGCCTATGACTATGCGCAAAACTTTTATCAGCGCCAGCAGGGGCTGTGGAAAAGCCGGGTGATCTCCGCCAACGATCTGGAAAATGCCCGTTCGTCACGGGATCAGGCGCAGGCCAGCCTGAAATCGGCGCAGGATAAGCTCAGCCAGTTCCGCGCCGGGAACCGGCCGCAGGAAATCGCCCAGGCAAAAGCGGGCCTTGAACAGGCACAGGCGCAGCTGGCCCAGGCGGAGCTGGATCTGCATGACACCACGCTGGTCGCGCCGTCCGACGGTACGGTGTTGACCCGCGCCGTGGAGCCGGGCAGTATGCTGAATGCGGGTAGCACGGTGTTAACCCTGTCCCTCACCCGCCCGGTGTGGGTGCGCGCCTATATCAATGAACAGAGCCTCGGCGAGGCGCGCCCAGGCCGCGAAATCCTGCTCTATACCGATAGCCGCCCGGATAAGCCCTATCACGGCAAAATCGGCTTTGTTTCGCCAACGGCGGAGTTCACGCCGAAAACTGTCGAGACGCCGGATCTGCGCACCGACCTGGTGTATCGCCTGCGCATTATCGTCACCGATGCCGACGATAACCTGCGCCAGGGGATGCCGATCACCGCCACCTTCCAGGATGCCGCGGCGCATGAGTAA
- a CDS encoding GntR family transcriptional regulator, with protein MIDKHSAVPVYLQLEQYLTRRICAGDLRPGDVIPSENELCQQFSVSRMTARKAVDYLVRQGKVERRRGQGTFVAHPKKILRIPLPLDRHLSSSEATLGLDDPVINRLICLSRQPAPGDIADKLQLQAGEEVWFMKRLRLLDDIPFVFEQSWMLLAPFSDLSEADLNASKYAYISRKGHTVARSEKEIRAELPSQDVRDMLGINRDEPVLHATSVAWLAEGIPFEVSEIYYNQQHYRFTLTAERP; from the coding sequence ATGATCGATAAACATTCTGCCGTCCCGGTATATTTACAGCTTGAACAGTATCTGACCCGCCGTATCTGCGCCGGTGATTTACGTCCGGGCGACGTCATTCCATCGGAAAATGAACTCTGCCAGCAGTTTTCGGTGTCGCGCATGACCGCGCGCAAAGCCGTGGATTATCTGGTGCGTCAGGGAAAAGTGGAGCGCCGTCGCGGTCAGGGCACCTTTGTCGCCCATCCAAAAAAAATCCTCCGCATTCCGTTACCTCTCGATCGTCATCTCTCCTCCAGCGAAGCCACCCTCGGTCTTGATGATCCGGTGATAAACCGCCTGATCTGCCTGTCCCGCCAGCCTGCGCCCGGTGATATTGCCGACAAACTGCAATTGCAGGCCGGGGAAGAGGTCTGGTTTATGAAACGCCTGCGCCTGCTGGATGACATCCCCTTCGTGTTTGAGCAGTCGTGGATGTTACTCGCCCCGTTTTCCGATCTGAGCGAAGCCGATCTCAACGCTTCGAAATACGCTTACATCAGCCGCAAGGGACATACCGTCGCCCGCTCAGAGAAAGAGATCCGCGCCGAGCTGCCGTCCCAGGACGTGCGGGATATGCTCGGTATTAATCGTGACGAACCCGTACTACATGCCACTTCCGTCGCCTGGCTTGCGGAAGGCATTCCCTTCGAAGTTTCTGAAATCTATTACAACCAACAGCATTACCGCTTCACGCTTACCGCTGAACGGCCGTAA
- a CDS encoding ATP-binding cassette domain-containing protein → MSNDGIQLSGLVKRFAGMDKPAVARLDCGIASGYVTGLVGPDGAGKTTLMRMLAGLMKPDEGEARVLGFDPVQDDRALHAVLGYMPQKFGLYEDLTVMENLNLYADLRSVTGEARKQTFARLLEFTALGPFTGRLAGKLSGGMKQKLGLACTLVGEPKVLLLDEPGVGVDPISRRELWQMVHELAGDGMLILWSTSYLDEAEQCRDVLLMNEGELLYQGEPKALTQTIAGRSFLLHSPQENNRRLLQRALKLPQVSDGMIQGKSVRLILKKEATADDIRQAPGMPDIEIAETAPRFEDAFIDLLGGAGASESPLGAILHTVTGSVDETVIEAQSLTKKFGDFAATDHVDFSVKRGEIFGLLGPNGAGKSTTFKMMCGLLVPTSGKALVLGMDLKVSSGKARQHLGYMAQKFSLYGNLSVEQNLRFFSGVYGLRGRAQEEKINRMSEAFGLKTLAGQATDSLPLGFKQRLALACSLMHEPDILFLDEPTSGVDPLTRREFWLHINSMVEKGVTVMVTTHFMDEAEYCDRIGLVYRGKLIASGTPDDLKAQAADDAQPDPTMEQAFIRLINDWDEEHANE, encoded by the coding sequence ATGAGTAATGACGGCATCCAGTTAAGCGGCCTGGTTAAACGCTTTGCCGGGATGGACAAGCCCGCCGTGGCGCGGCTGGACTGCGGGATCGCCTCCGGCTACGTCACCGGCCTGGTCGGGCCGGACGGCGCGGGCAAAACCACGCTGATGCGGATGCTGGCCGGGCTGATGAAGCCTGATGAGGGGGAAGCGCGGGTGCTGGGCTTCGATCCTGTCCAGGACGACCGCGCTCTGCATGCGGTGCTGGGCTATATGCCGCAAAAATTCGGCCTGTACGAAGATTTAACGGTGATGGAAAACCTCAATCTGTATGCCGATCTGCGCAGCGTCACCGGCGAAGCGCGAAAACAAACTTTTGCCCGGCTGCTGGAATTTACGGCCCTTGGCCCCTTCACCGGGCGGCTGGCGGGAAAACTTTCCGGCGGTATGAAGCAGAAGCTGGGGCTGGCCTGCACGCTGGTGGGCGAGCCGAAAGTGCTGCTGCTGGACGAGCCGGGGGTCGGCGTCGATCCCATCTCCCGCCGGGAGCTGTGGCAGATGGTGCATGAGCTGGCCGGGGACGGCATGCTGATTTTGTGGAGCACCTCCTATCTGGACGAGGCGGAACAGTGCCGCGATGTGCTGCTGATGAACGAAGGCGAGCTGCTGTATCAGGGCGAGCCAAAAGCGCTGACGCAAACCATCGCCGGACGCAGTTTTCTGCTGCACAGCCCGCAGGAAAATAACCGTCGTCTGTTGCAGCGCGCGCTGAAGCTGCCGCAGGTGAGCGACGGCATGATCCAGGGCAAATCGGTACGCCTGATCCTCAAAAAAGAGGCCACCGCCGACGATATTCGCCAGGCGCCCGGTATGCCGGACATTGAGATCGCTGAAACCGCGCCGCGCTTTGAGGATGCCTTTATCGATCTGCTCGGCGGCGCGGGGGCGTCAGAATCCCCGCTCGGCGCTATTCTGCACACCGTTACTGGCAGCGTGGACGAAACGGTGATCGAAGCGCAGTCCCTGACCAAAAAATTCGGCGATTTCGCCGCCACCGATCACGTGGATTTCAGCGTCAAACGCGGGGAGATCTTCGGCCTGCTCGGGCCGAACGGCGCGGGGAAATCCACCACCTTTAAAATGATGTGCGGCCTGCTGGTGCCGACGTCCGGTAAAGCGCTGGTGTTAGGGATGGATCTGAAAGTCAGCTCCGGCAAAGCGCGGCAGCATCTCGGCTATATGGCGCAAAAATTCTCGCTGTACGGCAACCTGAGCGTTGAACAGAACCTGCGCTTTTTCTCCGGCGTCTATGGCCTGCGTGGGCGGGCGCAGGAGGAGAAAATCAACCGTATGAGCGAGGCGTTCGGCCTGAAAACGCTGGCCGGACAGGCGACGGACTCTCTGCCGCTCGGCTTTAAGCAGCGGCTGGCGCTGGCCTGCTCGCTGATGCACGAGCCGGATATTCTGTTTCTGGATGAGCCGACCTCCGGCGTCGATCCCCTCACCCGCCGTGAATTCTGGCTGCACATTAACAGCATGGTGGAAAAAGGCGTCACCGTGATGGTGACCACGCACTTTATGGACGAAGCGGAGTACTGCGATCGTATTGGCCTGGTGTATCGCGGCAAGCTGATCGCCAGCGGTACGCCGGACGATCTTAAAGCGCAGGCCGCCGACGATGCGCAGCCGGATCCGACCATGGAGCAGGCCTTTATCCGCCTGATCAACGACTGGGACGAGGAGCATGCCAATGAGTAG